The Mercurialis annua linkage group LG7, ddMerAnnu1.2, whole genome shotgun sequence genome includes the window AGCAGGATCTTATACTTGTGTAATGTTCATTCAGGAAGCATCTGCTCAACTCAGAAATCAGTTCTTCCAGCAATTTATAGATAGATTACTGTGATGTCTGCAAATCGGATTCGTATATGCGTGTTTATAGCGAAACCAATTCCTCTTTGGGCTGTGGACTAATGCCCTCTTCTGTATTTCAGGTATAGTTCTTCAGTCTGACACTGACAATTCGGAAAAAGGAAAATGTTCTGATATTCTGAAACTCTCtacttataatatatttttgttgaaaTACTGTTTTCCATTTTCTGTTTTGGGTGTTTCCTATTTTTATGCTATATAGATGAGTAGATTGCATACAAACATTTAACTGATACTGTTCTGATTTGGTTGCACATCAGGTGTTGTTTTTAGAACTGAGGAAATTAAGTAAACTTTCTGAAGACAATGTTTATGAGGAAAATTGGTTGAGGGAATTAATAAAAGAGCTGATTGAGGCCATATTTTCCCATATCTCAGAAAACAAACAGATTTGGGAAACTACGGAAGGAAATTTGAATTTCATGCATTCTAATATCTTATCAGGTatattgtatatgtatatgtatattcaGAAGCACTATTTCGTTGCTGAGTTGATTTCATTCATATGTATGTGCCAAATACAGTTTGTTCTAGACATATTTTCTAGTGGAAGCCACAAGGTGCGGAGAATACTTCTCAAAGGACCCCTTGGTTCCGACAATTCTCATGAAGTCCGCCTTTGATTCAGCGGATCCAATCAGGTAATATTCTACTAATTCTAGATTTCAggaaaatgttgaaacgttaAATGACCAAAACATTTTCGCAAAAGAAAACACTCCAAAATGTATGACTCGACAAGTTTTCATAAAATCCAGTGGATATGACAGCTTCAGGTGTTGTTGCGCATAGATTTAGATGATGATGGGTGGGCCGTGAAAGCTGAAACCAAAGCCATCGAAAGGATGATAGAGATAGAGAAAACAGAATCATCTGATAATCATTCTAAGCATGCAACTGAAACTTCCCAGGACACTGATATAAGTTCCGAATCAGCAGATGATTTGGAAAAGATAACGAAAGATGTTGAAACTGACACTATTACATCAAACTATTGATTATTGAGAGTCCATATCCTAAATTCCTCATATAGAAATATTAGCCGGCATAGGCATATTTCATATATGAGCTGTATATTAGTTAGGCATATTAATGTTTTCCTTTTATGTAAAAGAGAACCCTAGCAATTCTCTGTATATATGTACTCACTATTAAGAATGAATGTATCAGACAATAAAacttatttttacaaatttcatTTTGAAACAAGATTCTCTCATTAATTGTTACATCACActaaatatatttacttttcaaaaatatgaaaGAAGTAGTTACTAGATAGTATCATAGTTTGCAATTTGGAACGGCAGAGTGGACAAACATGGGCAGTACCCAACCAAGTCAGAATGCAGGTCTTATGTAACTTGTGATTGCATGGCATACGAGTGACTCGAGAACCAATCACCGGATCGTCCAAACAGATTGAACATTATGATCGTCGCCATCATGTATCACCTCCTCTAGTGCCTCAATTGATGGCTGAGATGCCGGAATTTGCTTGGACTCTGCTTGATCTAATGACTCCCTTATCGCTCTCAACGAACGACTTCTGTTACAGAATGGCCGTTGAAGAAGGACCTGATAAACTTCAGCCTCAATCTGTTGGACTACGAGTACCTTTCTCTTGCATAAGCCATGGCCCGAAATTCTCGATGCCGTAtaacaattttctttttaatactCAGTAGAAACCTCAACAATTAGGCAAATGAAATCTCGGTGGCAGGACACGGCAGCAAAGACATGATAGTTTTGCTTGCGTAGCCGAGTAAGGGAGTTTGAGAGACCCGAAACAACATACGAAATTGGACTACATATGGATCATTAAATCAGTGCTGAAATATGACTATGGATCATTGTTCATGCACAAATATGAACTCAGTAATTAAATGGTaaagaaacaagaaaaatagaaactaaCACTGCATTAATAACAAGATCTCTGATGAACAATTGAAGGGATACCATCAGTCAATCTAACAAACTATTCTGTAAATTTATCCATGGCTAGTAATGTGCACAAGAAAAAGATGGTCTAAACAAGAATTTACTTACCCAGAAATCAATGAAGTACATTGCGGTTTTTTGGAGATGTACTCCAATGCGAGCCCAAAGAAGGTACAGGCCAATCCCAGCGCAACCAGAATCTTGCCGGAGTTTATTAGGGGAATAGCAGAGGCGGCGGCCATATGTTGCATTCTTGAAGAGGTTTCAGATTGTTTCGGTGTGCGTAAAGCATCCTCGAGTGCCTGAACTCTTTGTTTTAGTAGGGTTTGCTCCTTCAGAAGGTCTTCCACTGTTGCACCAGCCTGACCAATTTCTTCGTTTCCGTTCAAGATTGGAGCTGCGTTCAGATTGATTCCCTCGGTACCAGCAGCCATTCTGAAatcaagaaaatcaagataATACAATAATCAACAACAGAGATTGTTGTTCATTAATtgttgacaaaaaaaaacaaagttatAATTATAATCAGCCAATAAAGAAATCAAACCGACAAATCATGCATTCATGCTAATAGTTTCAAACAAAAGGGTACTTACCGATCAATGTGTAGAGTTTGCCGTCAAGGAAGATAATAGAACAGCCCTATTTTTTATAGGGAACTAGTgacaataaaatagaaaaacaatgggaaaaggtgcaaaatGATGTTTAGGGTGAAGCGCATATCAGCCCCTCATGATTTTCGGTCTCAAATATACACTTAATGTTCTCAAACTGGCTCAAGTATGCCCTTATTACTAACGGTTGTTAAACAACGTTAATTTTTGGTGAGAAGTTATTACATGAACGTAGTCAAACATGTCATCTAAAGACCAAACCAATTAAATTAGGacacataattttatttatccatgtcattcatatatttatattaatagctactccctccgtttttatTTAGGGACTgtttggttcaaggttgggaatgtgaatcggaatgggaatcggaatggaaaagaatgggaatgattgttttcattttatgtttggttcaaaattagtgtaggaatgggaatggataaagtttaataaaaaaattatttattatttattaaaaatacttttttttaaaatattttttatataaaaaaataaaattattttaaaaaaattattttcggaaaaattaaaaaaattattttcgaaaaaatttaaaaaattacttaaaaaaaattatttttagaaaaaaagattaaaaaggtttttttattattattttaagtatatttttttaaaataaatatttaaaaatagtttttttaataattatatatttattatttataattaaaatattttataaaattttgattcccatTCCCAAAAGTCCATTCCCATGTGGTAAGAGGGGAATGTGTGATTTTCGTTGagggggtaatcacattcccatttcctaaaataatttgacaaaacaaacacaaacaatggGAATCATTCCCatacccattcccattccccccCTTTTTGTGGCGAATCAATCGGCCCCTTAATTTTCCattggctgaatacatagtttgacccttGAACTTGTACCTTTTTATCCATCTAATTAACCCATAAACATAACGTCTCctgaacctctgaacttgtcaaataatccgatttgacccttgaacttgataaaaacataaatattgaACCCATCCGTACACaattttttctaaaatgtttcaagtgacaggtggcacggaggggttcaatatttacgtatttatcaagtttaggggttaaatcggattatttaacaagtttagaggttcgataggtgagacgttaagtttagaggttagatgagTAAAAGGGTATAAGTTCaagggtcaaactatgtattttGAAAGACTAAGACGCAAAGGACATTTTGAAAGACCCAAACCAAAAACATCCAAAGGAGAACAAGGTTTGTTTATGCTAAATTTTAATCATTACCCATAAAATCATAAGAAAAAGAATTCACGTCGGCGAGAGTGTCATTCACGAATGGTTTAagaggttaaatagaataaattcaaaagtttaaaaattcaataaatttaaaagttcaataaaaaaaattaaaagtggaaCGGAATAGAGGGTTGAATTATTTATTACCCATAattatataagtttaattttaaataataatactttttaaaaaaaatgcggAAAAACAGTAATTGcgaggcttaattacttaactttttttcatttataccatgacctaggaaaattttcaattgtacctattttcgatttttatgtatCATCTCTACCTATTGAGTTAAATTgatctattttcttttgaaaaagagtttaaattaatccttcatttttaacctatattctgataaaacgttaatgttaatcatttatatatcttatttttaatatttttttccttagattaattaaaatatcaatttttttaattttggggtataaatgaaacataaaaatcgaaaataggatacaattgaaTTCCTAGATCgtagtataaatgaaaaaagttataaggtgagtggtttttaaataattaggcctaattgcaactataataattatttcaatttttttatttggcagatactaaaataaatttaatttagatcATAAATCCATTTCCTGAAAACGATGAAGTAGTTCGTCGTTTTGCGCATCTGCTTCATAAAACGCAGTCCGCTCTCCAAACAACCATCATAAAACTTTTCAACTCCAAACTAATAATAGTCAGACTGAAGATCAGTCCCACACACTCCACATTTTCATGTATGTAACACAGTTACACACGTATAATACATTTTATTCTCTCTCCAAACAGAAAATGTAATATTGCTAAAATGAAACCAATAATAAACCTCCTGAATCTCTCCGTCGTCGCGGCGGTTCTGATTATTGTCGGCGTCGGAGGTCTGCGTGGAACATACGGTGATTCCGGAGAAGAGTATTTGAAACTATCGGGAATTATAATACCTGGTTTCGCTTCTACTCAGCTTAGAGCATGGTCGTTTCTTGATTGTCCGCTCTCTCCTCTCGATTTTAATCCTCTCGACCTTGTTTGGCTTGATACTACTAAAGtaaataatacataataatCTCTTTGTCTgtgttagtaatttattttctatgatttatgtttatttttgtgaaatttgAGAGATTATGCGTCAAAAATTAATGCATTATGTGATTATTGTGTCAATTTTAGTTATCGTAGTTAGTTAGCTTATAAACTGTGGTGAAATGTGTTTTAGTATCAATGAAGGAGACAATAATGTAATTCATGTGTTTATTTTACGTTTGTTATTCACTAAATGCTTGAAAATGTTGTTAAGTTAAAGTTTTGGTTGATGAAATAGTGAAATGCATGCTTGTTTTATGACTATTTGCTGTTTTTAGAGAGATTGTTATGCCGTAATCGATGCATTATGTGATTTGTTGTTTGGAGGATTTTTTATTGTCGCATTTTTTTAGAAGTTGAATTGTGGTGAAATGACTTGGTATAGTTTCTGAAGGTAGTAGTGATTCATGTGTTTGGCTTGGAAGCTTTTGCTTTTATTAGTTTTCTGACCTTAGGGAATGCTTGAAATAGTTCAGCTTGTGATACTGATTCAATAGTTCTGTCCTGTTATTATTTGTGGTTATTATGCGATAATCAATTTTTCGTTGACTCATTGGTTATTGGCTAAATCAGTCGGTTCTGTGCTCAGAATTTGTTATTATtgcattttatgattttttagaATATAAATTGCGGATTTTTTCCAAAGTTGATAATGTAGTGAAAAAAGTATCAATGATTACTATGTCATGCAGCTTCTTTCTGCTGTAAATTGCTGGCTTAAGTGCATGCTACTTGATCCTTACACTCAAGCAGACCATCCAGAATGCAAGTCACGGCCTGATAGCGGTCTTTCTGCAATCACTGAGCTTGATCCTGGTTATATAACAGGTTTTTTCTCTACCTAGTTTCATTTATGACCGTGTTTGTCAGTCTCAAAATTGCAACTTAATTCGATTTTTACTTAGTTAATTTTTTGGTCTGGAGATCTCATATTTCTTAGAACTCAATTCTATCTAAAAGTTAGCAAtttgaaaaagatgaaatagtTTCAAAAGTGACATGGTTTTGCAAGAATTCGAATTAATATATCTATTGCAAATGACTCAATTTAAAAATGGCctgtatattgtttattttaagcCAGTGATGATTGTTATGTGTTTCTGTGCGATATAGTTGAATGTAATGAACATTTAGTGTTTTTCAACATAGGTCCACTTTCTTCTGTGTGGAAAGATTGGGTTAAATGGTGTATTGAGTTTGGAATTGAAGCTAATGCAATTGTTGCTGTTCCATATGATTGGAGATTATCACCATCAATGCTTGAGGAGCGAGACCTTTATTTTCACAAGCtcaagtttgtatacgttctaAGTTGCTTTTACTCCGTCTTTGGCTATCTGATTGACAGATTCTGATGAATATTGTACACTTTTTATCGTTTGTTTGCTTAGAATAAGTTCTTTATGTTTGATGATACACTCCAAGATTCAAGAATACTTGGTAATTCCTAATACTGTATGCGTTGGTCCAGTAAAATTACTTTCTAAGAAGTTATTTGGTAACTGTGCTAAGCAAGAAGCATAACAGATTTAGAATTATCTATTCCCTAGGTACTCAGAAAGTCAGACTTGTTATTGTTAAACCAATAATGATGTTTGGATTGCTGTTGCTGCTTGCAGCTTTGAAATTTTCCATTACAATGTCTAAATCAAGGTGAACTTGTATTTACTGTACTTTTATGAATAGCCTGCAAAAATAGGATGTATGTGCATGCAATACATATAAAGTTGCTTCTCAATCTTAATCAGTTGGAAAAGTAACTAGAATTTTAAGCTTTTGTGCTTCAAGGAGATAAGTTAAATAATTCGTGTGCATTTGACTCGACACTACCAGTTCACTGTGCTGTAGGATCTCTTAACAAATAATTTATCTACCCCTGAATCCGTGTTAGTAATTTAGAAAATGATTGTCTGAATCAATATGTCATAAACTAGTTGGTGCGAGATCTCATGTTCTATTTAACAGATTTGGACTTCTGTTACATCCTCATTTGCAGGTTGACATTTGAGACTACACTTAAGCTTCGCGGTGGACCATCAATTGTACTTGCCCATTCACTGGGTAACCATGTCTTCCGCTACTTTTTGGAATGGTTAAAGCTAGAAATCGCACCAAAGCATTACAATCAGTGGCTAGACAAACATATTCATGCTTATTTTGCTGTTGGTATGGTGGACTTGAATAGATCTATTTGCCTAAAAGACAATTCCTTTAAAAGATGCCCTTTATTCAATCTTATACTGTTGCTTGACTGCAGGAGCTCCTCTTCTCGGTGCCACTGAGACAGTCAAAGGAACACTATTCggagaaacatttggtcttCCTGTTTCTGAGGTTACCCAATTAGTTTATTTTCTTAGTTTATTTGGGCTGTACCAAATCTTTAAAGTTCCTGATGCTAAGCATGTCAAGCTATTAAAGACTTTCAATGATCTAATAAACTATATTATCTTTTGAAGGGATATGAACTTATGTAATCACTGCAAGGAGTTGCATTAGTAATCTGATTAATCTTAAAGTCGCAAATGCTTGTTGGAGTGTTAATAATGTGACTTTCACGAGCTTGTTAGAGTTAAGGCATCTCTCATGTGATTTTTAACACATTCTTGATATGCTTTGGCAAGATAACAGGGAACAGCTCGATTGATGTTCAATTCTTTTTCCTCCTCATTATGGATGATGCCTTTTTCAAAATACTGTACATCTGATAACCCATACTGGAAGCATTTCTCTGGGTCATCCAGGAAAAGTCATCAGACGTATCACTGTGAGGAACAGGAGTTTCAGTCAAATTACTCTGGATGGCCAACAAATTTAGTCAACATTGAAATCCCTTCTACCAGGGGTAAGACAAAAACTCTCAGAGTTTCATCTCAATAAGACAATAATTATCATTGAAAACTTATAcaaatttcacattttcagcgacgCAATTGTATCCATCATTTGCAGAACTAGCTCAAACCAATTTGTCTAGTGTAGAATGTGGATACCCTACTACTCAATTATCTTTTTCAGCTCGTGAAGTATCAGATGGAACCCTTTTTAAAGCAATCGAAAATTATGATTCTGATAGCAAGAGGCTCTTATACCTCCTAGAAAGGTGGGCATGCTCTTAACTATTTCTATCTGGATGTTTGCATTTTTCTCTTGCTTTATTATGTCGAAAAAATTACCTGCTAGATGCATTCAGAATCATGCAATTCACTATAATATGGATGTAATTTGCATTGACCTTAGACTTCCATCGTTTTTTCTTGCATAATGTTGTTGTCTATAATTGTTTTGGCCTTTTCTTTATGAGCACTTTGGTAGTCCATTTGGATCATGTCTTTATCTCCTTATCAGTCTATAAATGTGGATCATTATTAAGATCTATAAGCATATCATGTTGTGATTTATTCAATCTTAGTGTAATTTAATATCTTCGATGGCACTAGTATGAAGGGTGttcattattttatgttttcagAATCATGCGAAGCAAGAAATTGTCtggtttaatatttaaatattactgAAAAAATGTTATATGACTTGCCTAAATAGTAAGATCCTCGTCATACATCTGCCTCTAAGTCTTGATGTCACGAGatgtataaatttttttattggaaTTATTAGTGTGGTTCCAGTTCCTAATCTAAATTTTCTGTGCCATTTCAGGTCATATCATGGTGATCCTGTACTGAATCCACTTACACCTTGGGAGAGACCACCAATTAAAAATGTTTTCTGCATCTATGGAGTAGAAATGAAGACTGAGGTACAATTTTCCTCTTTAAGC containing:
- the LOC126655951 gene encoding phospholipid--sterol O-acyltransferase isoform X2, translated to MKPIINLLNLSVVAAVLIIVGVGGLRGTYGDSGEEYLKLSGIIIPGFASTQLRAWSFLDCPLSPLDFNPLDLVWLDTTKLLSAVNCWLKCMLLDPYTQADHPECKSRPDSGLSAITELDPGYITGPLSSVWKDWVKWCIEFGIEANAIVAVPYDWRLSPSMLEERDLYFHKLKLTFETTLKLRGGPSIVLAHSLGNHVFRYFLEWLKLEIAPKHYNQWLDKHIHAYFAVGAPLLGATETVKGTLFGETFGLPVSEGTARLMFNSFSSSLWMMPFSKYCTSDNPYWKHFSGSSRKSHQTYHCEEQEFQSNYSGWPTNLVNIEIPSTRATQLYPSFAELAQTNLSSVECGYPTTQLSFSAREVSDGTLFKAIENYDSDSKRLLYLLERSYHGDPVLNPLTPWERPPIKNVFCIYGVEMKTEGMMVLVSWQWKNRLATILRQVASLTLIIGSLLMSFTSRKDLYSQVRSSSCNTPFGVWETNYKTLVLNAQLIAQCGFYCHIKYEFFKLVEGASHPEQEQDYAYLSCFLY
- the LOC126656409 gene encoding uncharacterized protein LOC126656409, which encodes MAAGTEGINLNAAPILNGNEEIGQAGATVEDLLKEQTLLKQRVQALEDALRTPKQSETSSRMQHMAAASAIPLINSGKILVALGLACTFFGLALEYISKKPQCTSLISG
- the LOC126655951 gene encoding phospholipid--sterol O-acyltransferase isoform X1, encoding MKPIINLLNLSVVAAVLIIVGVGGLRGTYGDSGEEYLKLSGIIIPGFASTQLRAWSFLDCPLSPLDFNPLDLVWLDTTKLLSAVNCWLKCMLLDPYTQADHPECKSRPDSGLSAITELDPGYITGPLSSVWKDWVKWCIEFGIEANAIVAVPYDWRLSPSMLEERDLYFHKLKLTFETTLKLRGGPSIVLAHSLGNHVFRYFLEWLKLEIAPKHYNQWLDKHIHAYFAVGAPLLGATETVKGTLFGETFGLPVSEGTARLMFNSFSSSLWMMPFSKYCTSDNPYWKHFSGSSRKSHQTYHCEEQEFQSNYSGWPTNLVNIEIPSTRATQLYPSFAELAQTNLSSVECGYPTTQLSFSAREVSDGTLFKAIENYDSDSKRLLYLLERSYHGDPVLNPLTPWERPPIKNVFCIYGVEMKTEVGYYFAPSGKPYPDNWIITDVIYEQEGSLFSRSGTAVEGNPGAASGDETVPYNSLSFCKHWLGPKVNITRAPQSDHDGSDVQVELNVKHQHDTDIRPNMTRSQRVKYITHYEDSESIPGKRTAVWELDKANHRNIVRSEILMRELWLQIYHDINSDGKSEFVTKALRGPLRDGDCYWDYGKARCAWPEYCVYRYIFGDVHLGQSCRLKNSSSDVLHDYL